TCAAGTTAGACATAACGAAATTGATGAATGGAATTATGCTAAACTTAAAGAAAATGAATTCGATGAAATTTTTAATAAACTAGTAAAAAAACACAAGTTGAAAATAATTCAAAATAAACATAAAAATTTTATTGATAAATGGTATTTGCTACCTGTAAGAGATGAAATTGATTATGTCTTATCGTTAATCGAAGAAATCCACGATAAGGATATAAAACAAGTTGTAAAATTAATTTTAAGTAGAACGATCCGTTCTTGCAGAGCTACATCTCATTCAGATTTAGCTACGTTGATAAAACCAATAACAAAAACTTATTATTGTCATAAACATTACAAAATATGCAAACCTTTATTTTCGATGTTTGGTTGGTGGAAACGATATAGTGAAGACACATTAAAAAGGTTATCAGAATTTGATCTCAATCGAACAAACACATATCAGATTTGTTTAACTGGTGATTCTCGAAAAATTAATATTTTTGATTCTTTAGAAAAAATCAATTCGATTTTTGGAGAAACATTAAAAGAAAAGAAGATAAAAGGCATTTTTACTAGTCCTCCCTATGTTGGTTTAATCAATTATCACGAACAACATGCATATGCCTACGATTTATTTGGTTATGATCGAAAGGATAAACTTGAAATTGGTCCATTATTCAAAGGGAAAGGGAAAGAAGCCAGAATATCTTATGTTGAAGGCATTTCAGATGTTTTGTTAAATACTAAAAAATATTTAGCGGAAGATTATGACGTTTTTCTTGTTGCAAATGATAAATTCAACTTATATCCAAAAATAGCTAAGAATGCAGGTATGAAAATTATTAATGAATTTAAAAGACCTGTACTTAATAGAACTGAGAAGGATAAATCAGCTTATTCGGAGACGATTTTTCATATGAAGGAGGAATGAATGAACTTTTCTAATCAAGAAATTTTGAATATTACAAATACAATCAAAAGCTGTTTACGAAACAAATTCAAGAATTATAACCCAAAAGGAGTTGAGAAGCCTTTTCATTTCAGATTATTAGGAAGAGATAGAATGGAATTATTTGCATTTATTCAATCTTTAAACACTACCTTTGGTACATCCATTTTCGAGCCTGTAGCAGCAAAAGTATCTGAAAGGAAATTTAATGAAATTCACTACCAATATGAAGTAGGAGATGAAATTAGTGAATCTGCGCAAAGAGAAATTCAAAACATTATAGATGATTTATCTATTGGGAAAGATGTTAATAAGATTGAAGAACTAAATCGAATTAGAAAAGTTTGTAACTCAGGAAAAACTCACAAATTAAGACCTGTAAAAGTTGATTTGTATCTAAAAGATGAGAATGATGAAATATATTTGTTTGATTTAAAAACAGCGAAACCAAATAAAAGTAATTTTAAAGACTTCAAGAGAACTCTCTTGGAATGGGCAGCAATAATGTTTCATAAAAACTCATCTGCTAAAATTCATACACTAATAGCCATACCTTATAATCCCTATGAACCTAAACCTTATCAATTTTGGACTGTTAAAGGAATGATCGATTTGGATCAAGAATTAAAAGTCGCTAAAGATTTTTGGGATTTTCTTGGTGGTAAAGATGCTTATGAAGATTTGTTAGATTGCTTTGAAAAAGCTGGCAATGAGATGAGAGATGAAATTAACAAATATTTCTTAAGGTTTAAATAGGATGTTATATGAAAAATGAAATTATATATTCTCTATCAACTGAAGATATTGAAACTATTCTTGAAAAAGAAGAAATAAGGCAATTAACTGAAACAGAATTAAAAAAAGTAATTGAAAAAATTCCAGAATACATTCCTTGGTATGAAAGTATTCTTGAAGCTATAAATGAAATTATTCAAAACCAGGAGCAAAAATGAAAAAAACTTTAACCTTTATCCTTTTAACTTTTTCCCTTTTTACTTATCTCTTTTCGGAAGATACCATCTCGGTTGACCTTCCCAAAATAGCTGCTGTGGAACTGCAGCCGTACACCAATTTTGATTACGACAAGATCGATGAATCCAGTGCGATCATCAAAAGCAGAATGTGGAACGATGTATATTGGACTCTGAACGATTCCGGTGGTAAAAATATGATCTTTCCTTTCAATCGCAAAGGAGAGCTGCTGCGTGCTGAATGGTACAAAGAATATCAAGGGGGAGTTTATCTGGCTGGAACGATGAATATCGACTGGGAAGAAATGGCT
The Candidatus Cloacimonadota bacterium genome window above contains:
- a CDS encoding site-specific DNA-methyltransferase; the protein is MNNLLSIKEASKWVTEHYGKQTSPSQISYLMQYGHLKKIGNNSSTKVLVNDLKKYFDSHINLEMKMKERLGKDLNWTLSFHGISEKERTKHVHRLHPYKGKFIPQLVEYFLDDHVDNFKKHVYFKPDDIVIDPFCGSGTTLVQANELGINAIGIDVSEFNAQISNIKVHKHNLQILYHELRKIYNLYSEFIYNSKAINFENDLLNELNKFNNKNFPSPKFKYQVRHNEIDEWNYAKLKENEFDEIFNKLVKKHKLKIIQNKHKNFIDKWYLLPVRDEIDYVLSLIEEIHDKDIKQVVKLILSRTIRSCRATSHSDLATLIKPITKTYYCHKHYKICKPLFSMFGWWKRYSEDTLKRLSEFDLNRTNTYQICLTGDSRKINIFDSLEKINSIFGETLKEKKIKGIFTSPPYVGLINYHEQHAYAYDLFGYDRKDKLEIGPLFKGKGKEARISYVEGISDVLLNTKKYLAEDYDVFLVANDKFNLYPKIAKNAGMKIINEFKRPVLNRTEKDKSAYSETIFHMKEE
- a CDS encoding TdeIII family type II restriction endonuclease: MNFSNQEILNITNTIKSCLRNKFKNYNPKGVEKPFHFRLLGRDRMELFAFIQSLNTTFGTSIFEPVAAKVSERKFNEIHYQYEVGDEISESAQREIQNIIDDLSIGKDVNKIEELNRIRKVCNSGKTHKLRPVKVDLYLKDENDEIYLFDLKTAKPNKSNFKDFKRTLLEWAAIMFHKNSSAKIHTLIAIPYNPYEPKPYQFWTVKGMIDLDQELKVAKDFWDFLGGKDAYEDLLDCFEKAGNEMRDEINKYFLRFK